A portion of the Gemmatimonas sp. genome contains these proteins:
- a CDS encoding DUF4198 domain-containing protein has protein sequence MRTKRRTSFPARYSRSVALAAFAVVAVASTAAAHDFWIIPDLFAFDANATLQVNARQGGGKFPVGTAVQIERVVDARIIGATTAAQLTDMSVVGTSLTLRHKPTAAGQYVIAVSLAPRVFRETPAGVIRFLKAEGGAAEAARLERETPFAGLDSVIFTAASYAATVVEVGTEGPRAFAKPSGIRLEFVPLDDPSHLHVGDTLNVRMLGNGRPVPGIGIELATGLESTADATAAVIRIPFTADANGVVHIPLEKAGPVMLRSAYASRKAGGAARDWDVSRTTFVFQVGAQH, from the coding sequence ATGCGCACCAAGCGTCGCACGTCGTTTCCCGCACGTTACAGCCGTAGCGTCGCGCTCGCCGCCTTCGCCGTCGTCGCGGTCGCTTCGACGGCGGCCGCTCACGACTTCTGGATCATTCCGGATCTGTTCGCGTTCGACGCCAATGCGACGCTGCAGGTCAATGCCCGGCAAGGTGGCGGCAAATTCCCCGTCGGCACGGCAGTCCAAATCGAGCGCGTCGTCGACGCGCGCATCATCGGCGCGACGACCGCTGCACAGCTGACCGACATGTCCGTGGTCGGGACTTCACTCACGCTGCGTCACAAGCCGACGGCGGCCGGTCAATACGTCATTGCCGTCAGTCTCGCGCCTCGCGTGTTTCGCGAAACGCCGGCGGGGGTCATTCGCTTTCTCAAAGCGGAGGGTGGCGCCGCCGAAGCCGCGCGCCTCGAACGTGAGACGCCGTTCGCTGGGCTCGATAGTGTGATCTTCACCGCGGCTTCCTACGCCGCGACGGTCGTTGAAGTCGGTACGGAAGGTCCGCGCGCTTTTGCCAAGCCTTCCGGTATACGACTTGAGTTCGTGCCGTTGGACGATCCGTCTCACCTGCATGTCGGCGACACGTTGAACGTGCGGATGCTCGGCAACGGGCGCCCAGTGCCCGGCATCGGTATTGAACTCGCAACAGGCCTCGAAAGCACGGCCGATGCGACGGCCGCCGTCATCCGTATCCCGTTCACGGCCGATGCGAACGGCGTGGTGCACATTCCTTTGGAGAAGGCAGGTCCGGTCATGCTGCGCTCCGCCTACGCCAGTCGGAAGGCGGGCGGCGCCGCGCGGGATTGGGACGTCTCGCGTACAACCTTCGTATTCCAGGTTGGAGCGCAGCACTAA
- a CDS encoding nuclear transport factor 2 family protein: protein MNRPATVLLVLTAVLSSVTHAQRATGTAAPAPQNDTAGATATLRALFAAAERNDMKALDTLYAGDSLTVVEGAGINRGWTDYRDHHLAPEMKEMKNFHYRPVDIEMHVSGNTAWALYRYNLKGEMGTRTLDNVGRGTAILERRGSGASARWVVRHTQTSSRARRPSDPPAG, encoded by the coding sequence ATGAATCGACCTGCGACCGTACTTTTGGTGCTCACGGCGGTACTGTCATCCGTCACGCATGCGCAGCGCGCCACGGGCACCGCTGCGCCAGCGCCGCAAAACGATACGGCAGGAGCCACCGCCACGCTGCGGGCGTTGTTTGCAGCCGCGGAGCGCAATGACATGAAGGCGCTGGACACGCTCTACGCCGGCGACAGTCTCACCGTGGTTGAAGGCGCCGGGATCAATCGCGGCTGGACTGACTATCGGGATCATCATCTCGCGCCCGAAATGAAAGAGATGAAGAACTTTCACTACCGCCCCGTGGACATCGAGATGCACGTGTCCGGAAATACGGCGTGGGCGCTGTACCGATACAATCTCAAGGGCGAGATGGGCACTCGAACACTGGACAACGTTGGCCGCGGCACCGCGATTCTCGAGCGCCGTGGATCCGGAGCGTCAGCCCGGTGGGTTGTCCGGCATACGCAAACGAGCTCACGCGCGCGCCGACCAAGCGATCCACCGGCTGGGTAA
- a CDS encoding BlaI/MecI/CopY family transcriptional regulator yields MSKPRKPSSLVASPPSRVRGLAAPRASEPRLQDTVRLSADGLAKVLGDLEARVMTAVWALGTPSPARVVHERVARTHAVASLTVITVLNKLVAKRLLRRKTRDGLLHFHAVMSEAEFMAHASRRVVEGILSFGPQAVASSLVDVLAEQDPQQLEDLARLIRRRLKG; encoded by the coding sequence GTGTCCAAGCCACGTAAACCGTCATCGTTGGTCGCGTCGCCCCCGTCACGAGTCCGTGGTCTGGCGGCGCCACGCGCGTCCGAGCCGCGACTTCAGGATACGGTCCGTCTCTCTGCCGACGGGCTGGCCAAGGTGCTTGGCGACCTGGAGGCGCGGGTGATGACGGCCGTGTGGGCCCTTGGAACGCCGTCGCCGGCACGCGTGGTGCACGAGCGCGTCGCCCGGACGCACGCGGTCGCTTCGCTTACCGTGATCACCGTGCTCAACAAGCTCGTCGCGAAGCGCTTGCTGCGACGAAAGACGCGCGACGGACTGTTGCACTTCCACGCGGTGATGAGCGAAGCCGAGTTCATGGCGCACGCCTCCCGCCGAGTCGTGGAAGGCATTCTCTCCTTCGGGCCGCAGGCTGTGGCGTCGTCACTCGTCGACGTGCTCGCCGAGCAGGATCCTCAACAGCTCGAAGACCTCGCGCGTCTCATCCGACGCCGACTCAAGGGCTGA
- a CDS encoding M56 family metallopeptidase, giving the protein MLILLATSPVLAHHVGSRLDQLLAGRDHVLMICVIAVHQMLAPVHAIFHWLLVAGLAFAIWDRSRAWLVVRRLLGSVEARKPRAGDAFWVAAVAADVRPTLMRVVDGLPNPAFTAGWLRPHIYVAARLPDALTAEELSAVLAHEHAHVRRRDPARLSILRFVGCALFWLPALRRLAADAADDAEIAADDTAVRGQPLVLASAILKLAGWRVSGQDPDLGGRVLSRGSGVMIGFQRDALLDRRIHRLVGDEVPVVTHVTRRSIATAFAGLALVWSSGLAVAHPLPEGGEHGAPHGGHCTQHNAWAVEHLFCLAGHARTPGALCPHATVRSATR; this is encoded by the coding sequence GTGCTGATCCTGCTTGCGACCAGCCCAGTGCTGGCGCATCACGTCGGTTCTCGCCTCGATCAACTGCTGGCGGGCCGTGATCATGTGTTGATGATCTGCGTAATTGCCGTGCACCAGATGCTCGCGCCCGTCCATGCGATCTTTCACTGGCTGCTGGTTGCGGGCCTCGCGTTCGCGATCTGGGATCGCAGTCGTGCATGGCTCGTCGTTCGCCGGCTTCTCGGGAGCGTCGAGGCGCGCAAACCTCGAGCAGGCGACGCATTCTGGGTGGCCGCCGTCGCTGCCGACGTACGGCCCACGCTCATGCGCGTCGTCGATGGTCTGCCCAATCCGGCGTTCACGGCGGGGTGGCTGCGTCCGCATATCTATGTCGCGGCACGGCTACCGGACGCGCTCACGGCGGAGGAGCTGAGCGCCGTGCTTGCGCACGAACACGCGCACGTGCGCCGACGCGATCCGGCACGCCTCTCCATCCTGCGCTTTGTCGGGTGCGCGTTGTTCTGGCTACCCGCGCTGCGACGGTTGGCGGCGGACGCGGCGGACGACGCGGAGATTGCTGCGGATGACACTGCGGTGCGTGGTCAACCGCTCGTGTTGGCGTCGGCGATACTCAAGCTGGCCGGGTGGCGAGTTTCGGGACAGGATCCCGACCTTGGTGGACGGGTCCTCTCGCGCGGATCGGGCGTGATGATCGGTTTCCAACGTGACGCGCTGCTCGACCGGCGGATTCATCGTCTGGTCGGGGACGAGGTCCCCGTCGTGACGCACGTTACTCGGCGGTCGATCGCGACGGCGTTTGCGGGTCTTGCTCTGGTGTGGAGCTCCGGGCTCGCCGTGGCCCATCCTCTTCCGGAAGGCGGTGAACACGGCGCCCCACACGGCGGACACTGTACGCAGCATAACGCATGGGCCGTCGAACATCTTTTCTGCCTGGCGGGGCACGCGCGCACCCCTGGGGCGCTCTGCCCGCACGCGACCGTGCGGAGCGCGACGCGGTAG
- a CDS encoding copper resistance system multicopper oxidase translates to MEDLERSYTDGIVTEPVTRRRFLHAAGAFGALAGLQRLRPAYAYPANDLQAFAGVEHRVAGAASRTDLVIDRTPFGFGGRRGIATTINGSVPGPLLRFREGERATIHVTNRLGEDTSIHWHGLLVPNAMDGVPGVNFSGIHSGQTFVYDFPLRQYGTYWYHSHSGFQEQLGHYGPLIIDPIEPEPFQYDREYVVMLSDWSFENPLKILDNIKKQGSYYNFQRRTVGDFFKDVDRVGLRATIADRWEWGKMRMSPIDIADVTGSTYTYLLNGLPAASNWTGLFRPGERVRLRFINAAAGSYFDVRIPGLEMTLVQASGQHVQPVTFDEFRIEIAQTFDVIVQPTEDRAYTIFAESMDRSGHARGTLAPRAGMSAEVPTRRPRPTLGMMDMGMAMGMGGHGGMSMPGMDMSAAAPKSVAPAATGHAGHDMSSMPGMASSPGSGVFEGTLRDGTIIRASNLRAPGTIPEPMMHVGGKHGSASAGTAMETRSRLSEPGAGLGEDGWRVLVWTDVKRLTPAATFEAPAREIELHLTGNMERYMWSINGIKYSDAPDPIPLKHGERIRLTIVNDTMMAHPMHMHGVFMELENGHGPECPYVHTINVKPAERVSLLATPVDPGPWAFHCHVLLHMDLGMFRVFQVSEPDGTMTTSEGAAS, encoded by the coding sequence ATGGAAGATCTGGAACGCTCGTATACCGATGGCATAGTCACTGAGCCCGTGACACGACGCCGCTTCCTGCACGCGGCCGGGGCATTTGGCGCGCTCGCGGGACTACAGCGCTTGAGGCCGGCTTATGCCTATCCAGCAAATGACTTGCAAGCATTTGCCGGCGTCGAGCATCGCGTGGCGGGGGCAGCCAGTCGCACCGACCTCGTCATCGACCGCACGCCGTTCGGGTTCGGGGGACGGCGCGGCATCGCCACGACCATCAACGGCTCGGTTCCCGGGCCGCTGCTTCGCTTCCGGGAGGGAGAACGCGCCACGATCCACGTGACAAATCGACTCGGCGAGGACACCTCGATTCATTGGCACGGTCTCCTCGTACCGAATGCGATGGACGGTGTGCCGGGTGTGAATTTTTCAGGAATTCATTCGGGGCAGACGTTTGTCTATGACTTTCCGCTCCGGCAGTACGGAACCTACTGGTATCACAGCCATTCGGGCTTCCAGGAGCAGCTGGGCCACTACGGGCCGCTCATCATCGATCCCATTGAGCCCGAGCCGTTTCAGTACGATCGGGAGTATGTGGTCATGTTGTCGGACTGGTCGTTCGAGAATCCGCTCAAGATCCTCGACAACATCAAGAAGCAGGGCTCGTACTACAATTTCCAGCGGCGTACGGTCGGTGACTTCTTCAAAGACGTAGACCGGGTGGGCTTGCGCGCCACCATCGCGGATCGCTGGGAATGGGGCAAGATGCGGATGAGTCCCATCGACATCGCCGATGTGACGGGCTCGACGTACACCTATCTCCTGAACGGCCTGCCAGCCGCCTCCAACTGGACCGGACTGTTCCGGCCAGGCGAACGGGTGCGGCTCCGCTTTATCAATGCCGCTGCGGGCTCGTATTTCGACGTGCGCATCCCAGGGCTCGAGATGACGCTCGTGCAGGCCAGTGGCCAGCATGTGCAGCCCGTGACGTTCGACGAGTTCCGCATCGAGATCGCACAGACGTTCGACGTGATCGTGCAGCCCACGGAGGATCGCGCCTATACGATCTTCGCGGAGTCGATGGACCGGTCGGGTCATGCGCGGGGCACACTGGCCCCACGTGCCGGCATGAGTGCCGAGGTCCCCACGCGTCGGCCGCGTCCCACGCTTGGCATGATGGACATGGGCATGGCGATGGGAATGGGCGGACACGGCGGGATGTCGATGCCCGGCATGGATATGTCTGCGGCTGCGCCCAAGTCTGTTGCACCGGCGGCGACTGGTCACGCGGGCCATGACATGAGCAGCATGCCGGGCATGGCCTCTTCGCCGGGATCCGGCGTGTTCGAGGGGACGCTGCGCGACGGCACGATTATCCGCGCCTCGAATCTGCGGGCGCCCGGGACAATCCCGGAGCCCATGATGCACGTCGGAGGCAAGCACGGGTCGGCGAGTGCCGGCACGGCGATGGAGACGCGGAGCCGTCTTTCGGAGCCGGGCGCCGGACTCGGCGAAGATGGATGGCGCGTGCTTGTCTGGACCGACGTCAAGCGACTCACGCCGGCTGCGACCTTTGAGGCACCAGCGCGCGAGATCGAGTTACATCTGACCGGCAACATGGAACGCTACATGTGGTCGATCAACGGGATCAAGTATTCGGACGCGCCCGATCCGATCCCGCTCAAACATGGTGAGCGCATCCGGCTTACCATCGTCAACGACACGATGATGGCGCATCCGATGCACATGCACGGCGTGTTCATGGAACTCGAGAATGGGCACGGACCAGAGTGCCCATACGTGCACACCATCAACGTCAAGCCCGCGGAGCGAGTGTCACTGCTCGCGACCCCGGTAGACCCGGGGCCGTGGGCATTCCACTGTCACGTGCTCCTTCACATGGACTTGGGGATGTTCCGGGTGTTTCAGGTGTCGGAACCGGATGGGACGATGACGACCAGCGAAGGGGCGGCGTCGTGA
- a CDS encoding copper resistance protein B, giving the protein MDLDRTIRAFVLAEQLEVHANQPDRPVDVELVSWIGGDYRRVFLRLQGEQSTRRSGGLELQGDVLYGRLITPFWSAVAGARVDTRLRSDEVPAEGGNLSTVRRAADGRLTRGMLAIGVVGLAPGWFELEPTLLVSDKGDVSLEVESSFDLLFTQRLIVQPWIEINAAVQAVPEIGVGSGLNDVEVGARMRYEIRRKFAPYVGVSLLRRTGVTAATSHNLGERRSVGTITAGLRIWR; this is encoded by the coding sequence ATGGACTTGGATCGTACGATTCGCGCGTTCGTCCTCGCCGAGCAACTGGAAGTGCACGCGAATCAACCCGATCGACCGGTTGACGTCGAGCTGGTCAGCTGGATCGGCGGCGACTACCGGCGCGTGTTCCTGCGACTGCAGGGTGAGCAGTCGACGCGCCGGTCCGGCGGGTTGGAGTTGCAGGGTGACGTCCTCTACGGGCGGCTCATCACACCCTTTTGGTCGGCGGTCGCCGGCGCTCGCGTCGACACGCGACTACGCAGCGACGAGGTGCCGGCCGAGGGTGGGAACCTATCGACCGTTCGGCGCGCCGCCGACGGTCGACTGACGCGCGGGATGCTCGCGATTGGCGTTGTCGGCCTAGCGCCTGGGTGGTTCGAGCTGGAGCCTACGCTCCTTGTCAGCGACAAGGGCGACGTGTCGCTCGAGGTGGAGTCGTCGTTCGACCTGCTCTTCACGCAGCGCCTGATCGTACAGCCGTGGATAGAGATCAACGCGGCGGTGCAGGCCGTGCCGGAAATCGGTGTCGGCTCCGGGCTCAACGACGTCGAGGTCGGCGCACGCATGCGCTACGAGATTCGGCGGAAGTTCGCGCCGTATGTGGGCGTCTCGCTGCTTCGCCGCACCGGTGTCACAGCTGCGACGTCGCACAACCTCGGCGAGCGGCGAAGCGTCGGCACTATTACCGCCGGCCTGCGGATCTGGCGATGA